DNA from Chloroflexota bacterium:
ACCGAGTCTTCGGAATCATCCAGCATTTGCAATCTGAACTTGAAAACCTTCCGAGAGTTGTCCTTCTCCTGCCAAGCATCAACTAGCTTGAACAACCCATTGTAGACCCATATTCCAGGGCGCACCTTCTCATAGACTCTTACATGCTCAGGCTGACCACCTTTTTGCTTATGACTCATCGCCGCTTGATAGAACAAGCCATTCTGGGTCAGTGTATGATTTGGATTCATCATTGGCTGATCAAGCATCTTAGGATCACTATCTCTTTGCCTTGGTAGGTCATGACCCTCATAGATCAAGACTCGGCCATTATCCTCAATTCTGTCTGCATATGGCGCTCTCGGTCGCAAGCTCATGAGAATAACACTCAGTCCACCACGCAGGTGATAATTCATTCCCCTTTGGAGGTTCACTCCTTCCTGCGAGCACATCTGAAGATAGGATAAAATGTCTCCAGGCTGCATCAACTAGAAACCCCCTTCGCAAGTATAGTCCATGCCTCAGACTTCAGTTCTCTGGTAGTAGTCCAATCAGAAGAATAGGCACCGGAATAGGCAGCAGCTTAAAGTACCTGTCGGCCATGTCAAATTCCGCCATGTTACTCACACTGGAAGCACGGGTGGGGAAGAATCTCTTTGGGGTAGTTGGGACTATCAGTACGGCTAGGGCCAGAAGGTTGTGTGTCAAACCATAGTGGAACTTATAGTAATCCCTGTAGACTGTAGCACTGTTGCCAAACTGAATCTCAACGAATACATCGTTCTTCTGAAAGTCTCCTAGTAGCCTGGGTTGGTCAACCAGCAGAGGGTGTGGCTTCCAGCCATAGCTGGAGAACTCTATCTCAAGTGTTTTGTTGTATGCTTGCTGGTGCTCATATCTCCTATCCTTGGACTCGAGGACGAACTTAGGATGCCACATTATGCGATCTATGCACGAATAGACCTCGCTAATTTCATCCACATTCTTTAGAAGGCGTGGGCTACAGAAGAAATGTTCAACTATGTATTTCATTCCATTGTGCAATTGGGTTTAGTGAATTGGAGAAGATCCTCTGCGAGATTATATCATGCTACCCCAGGTTGGATACAAAGGGGAGCAGCCTGAAGCTCTACCACGAAGGATTGAGGCCAGAAGAGGTTGGCTTCAAGTGATGGAAACTGGGATGTTCAGATATTAGTGCCAGCCCTGTCATTTGTGAACACAACCTCCAGGAATTGCTTCACAATCCTGGCTGTAGCCCCATAGATCACTTGATCGCCATAGCGATAAAAATACTGCATAATGGGCCTGTTCCCCAGGAGCAATTCCTCTTCAGTGAAATTGTTCTTGTCCAGGAGCACGGAGAGGGGCACCTCGATTATCTCCTCTACTTCGTCTGGACTTGCCCGGAATTCATAAGGATACGGTATAGCCGCCACGAAGGGTGATATGACAAAATTCGTGGTGTAGGTGGCAAAGTCATCCAGCTCACCAAGTATCTCCGCATCCCCGGGGTTGAGGCCTATCTCCTCCCAGGTTTCTCTTAGAGCCGTATCCAGGAGGTACCTATCCTCCGGGTGCCGCCCTCCACCGGGGAACGAAATCTGCCCCTTATGATAATGGACCTTCTCCGTCCTCTTGGTGAAAACAAGGTGATAGTTTCCCTGCGCCTCGTAGAGCGGCAGGAGCACAGCCGCTGGAGTAAAACCATCCGGCTTGTCAACTATCTTCTCCCGTTGGGAGAGCGCCTGTCTGATCTTTTCCTTGTCTATTTCTACCCTTTTGAGCAAAACCTCTGCTCCCACAGATCTTTCACTCTGGCTTCTACCTCTTCTAAGGTGACATCAGTATCTATCACCACGTCAGCATATCTGGTCTTCTCATCAGGAGGGAGTTGCGACAGGATACGCGCCTTAGCCTGAGCTTCAGAAAGCCCGGAGCGGTTTTGGCAGCGACGAACCATATTAGCCTCACTGGCCTTAGCCACCCAGACCTCGTCCACCAGGTCCAGCCATTTAGCTTCTATCAGGAGCGGCGCTTCCAGCACCACCACTCCCACCCCCTGCTGTCTCAGTTCCTCAATCTTTTTCTCTGCTACCCGGTGCATGCCGGGATGCATTATCTGATTCAGCCGCTCCAGAGCCTGGCTGTTATTAAAGACAATCTCCCCCAGCTTCTTACGGTCAATCTCATTACCGCCGGTGAGAATCTCCCTGCCAAAGGCTTCGACCACCCGCTGCCAGGTCTCGGTATGGGGGCTGAAGGCTTCGTGCCCAATCTCGTCAGCACTCAATAAAACCGCACCAAACTTCGCCAGAAAACCAGCTACAGTGCTCTTGCCGCTGCAGATGCTTCCGGTAAGACCTATGACTATCATTGCACAAACCCGATATCTATTCTCCCATGTTAATCCGCACAGTATCAAGCAGCCTCAAGGATAGTGTTTACTAAGACACAGGGATTGCTACCCCTCGCTCGCAATCTGAAAGAGACGGGGTGTTGGCCAACCTGTAACTGATGCCCCCGTGGTATACTTTGACCCAAGACAGTCTCGGTTCATACAGCAAAGGATTATCGTCAAAGGGGAGGCTGATTCCAATGGCTAACGAGATCGACTACCAGAACTATCAAAAGGCATTACAGTTTGATCAACGTGTTTCCGGAATGGCAGCCCTGGAGTCCCTGACCCGCATCACAATGGATGGATTGCGCCCTGGAGCCAGTGATCGGGTATTAGATGTGGGGACAGGGACAGGCCGACTGGGTATTGCCCTCCATGACAAAGTTCCTGGTGGCTCTGTAGTCGGCATAGATTCCGGCCGCGGTATGCTCAGAGTAGCCAGGGAAAAGATCTTAAAGCGCAATATAGATAACTTCTTCCTGGTTCGGGGGGAAGCAGAAACACTGCCCTTCCTGCCCCGGGTCTTTGATTCGGCCTGCCTTATGATGAGCTTCCACCACTTCACCAGGCCTGAAGAAGCCGCCGCAGAGCTGCACCGCATATTGAAGCCAATGGGTTACCTCTTTTCTCTGGACCCGGTGCTGCAGGAACCTTCGGACAGCGAAGAGAAAAGGCTGAATGAGTCAATTGAAGAGGCCTTCCAGGAGGCCCACGGCCCGGACTTCAGATTCTTCACCATGTCCCAATTGAAGGCATTGTACGAAAAGGCTGGTTTTTCAATTGAGACCTGTCAGATTCAAGAGTCATCCTTCGACCAGAAGGGAATCGAGGAAATCCCCATGGGACCTCACTGGCTACAGGCTCGCGAAAACCTGTGGTTCCGGCAGGAAAAGGATTTGCTGAAGAGGTTTGAGCAGGACTACTTTGTATTCAGAACTGAGGGGCAACGGGTGCTGGCAAAAGGGAAAGCGCGATGGGCCAGCATCAAAGCACTCAAGAGATAAGGTCCATCGAACTATCCAATCAACCAACAATGCGGGGCGCTCTTTAAGTATTGTTTCGCCACCTTGTCTTGCTTGCTCTGGACTCCTTCGGACATCGGCAAATCTCCATCAGCATGGCCCTTGCCGACTTTGGACCAGTCCATTGTGGCCCGGTAACGTCCCCTGTAATAGGCCGCTCTCGGGTCAATAATGACTTCTTTCTGCATTTCACACCCCCTCTGACCAAGCAAGAAGTTGTGGCCAGACCGGCTCTCCTCTAATATAGACGACGAAAAGCGGCCTTTTGTTCCCAGGCATCAAACTGCTGTCCCAACAACCAGCCATGCCGGTTACCCCGAAGCAACAATCTGTGGGAAAGAGATGCCCTCAAACACAGGATTGCCACAGGATATCATTGCCGTATTTCACTGTGATTTGATGTCTGATACTTATGTCAGTATCATTGAAAGTGCATGAGGGTCAGCCTTTGCCTGGCATAGCAGAACTGGAGTGGAACAGCCATGACATATGTTTACGCCCATCCGCCACAGGACTCTATTTTGGACGAGAGACGGTTTACGCTGAGCGAAGGTATCCTAGAGTATCAAGGACGAAAAGTCCTCTATTACTACGCCGAGGCAACCTCTGTTAACTTTTGTACCGCCTCAGGCACACCATTTGTAGGGAACATGAACGTGAGAGGCTACGTAGCGCGCTGGAGATATGGGACAAATGAAAATGGGGAAGCCTTATCGGAGATTGAGCCGATCACGGACAAGAAGGAGCAGCAGGAGATAAGTAAGCTTCTTTGGCCCAGTCCCAATGGGTCTACCAGGGTGAACTTCCAGTAAAAGATACCTCGTGGCGCTCCATAGCCCTCTACCTGATCAAGCATAGAGACCCAGTTAAGCCTATCCATCTGATGGCTGCTTCGGCTCTATTTGCCCCACAATCGCCCCTACACCGCAAAGGTCAGCAGAGTTGAGCATGTATTCCTTGTACTTCTTGAACCTGCCTCCAAGATACTGCTCTATCTGATGCTGGTCATATTCAATCAAAGATAAAACGCCAATGCCCATGTCCTTTGCCTTCTCATGTGCTTCATCAACATCGTCAACACAGAATACTACCCCTACCAGGCCTTCCCCACGCTTTTTGATAATCTGCTCTATGTAACTGTTGCATCCGGGCAGCGGTGCACAAAGCTCTATCCCGGCATCCCAGCTCATGGCTACCCTGACCCCATAGGACTCTGCCCCGGCACTCGCGTCGTGAAAAGTAGCTCCAAGAAGTCTCGAATAGAGATCTATCGCCTTATCGATATCCTTTACAGCTATCACTACCCTATTGACACCCTTTGGTTTCATATCCCACTCCTTTGACAAGAGCTTCCTTGAATCCCCCCTTCAAAGCAACGAAGGACAGAACAAGTTTGCCGTTGAATGACCTAGTTATGTCAACTTTATGCTAGCATATCGACCAGCGTCGCCGGATCTCCTCAGCTTCACTGATCATATTATCGATGAGTTCCCGTACAGTGACCACCTTATCAATAACCGCCACAGCCAGTGACCCTGGAAGGCTCCGCAGCACCTCCTCCTCCAAGTTCTCCTCAGTTATATCAGGCATGTCCGGAGAATCATTCAGCATGACCCTCTCCAGATTTGCCAGCCACTTGTCTGTAGGCACAGAACCTTTTTGACTCATCACCTTAGCCAATTCCTCAGGCTTCGGAGGAGCGAGGCAGCGTTCCCGGTACTTTGGCTCAGTGGGGTCAGCTTCTGCCATGGACTGCTTGTGGCGCTCAGAAATGGGGCATTCCTTGGTCGCCATGAAGGCAGTTCCCAGATAGACTGCCTCTGCCCCCATTGCCAAAGCAGCCATGAGGCCCCGGCCATCAGCAATGCCACCGGCAGCTATTACCGGTATCTTCAATTGCCTCACTGCCCAGGTAATCGATATCAGGGTAGGGAGTTGAAGTGTGCTTTTGAAGCCCGCGCCTTCCAGCCCAACTATTATCACCGCATCAGCCCCCTGTTGCTCCACTGCCAGGGCATGCTTCATCGTAGCCACCTTATGAATCCACTTTATCCCGGCAGCCTGCAGCCGTTTCCCGTGGTTATCCGCGCGATAGGTGGCAGTCTCCACCACCGGCACCCTCTCTTCAATGATCACCTCTCGCATTTCATCAACATTGGGGCATCCCATCAATGTCAGGTTCACCCCAAACGGCTTGCCGGTAAGAGATTTGGCCCGTCGTATGTCCTGACGCAGCCCCTCCGGCGTGCGCAGGGCCGTAGCAGTGATCATCCCCAGCCCACCCGCTTCAGATACCGGAACAGCCAGAGCCGATGTGCCAAAGCTCCCAAAAGCACCCTGAATGATAGGGTACTTTATCCCCAGCATCTTGGTTACTCTTGTCTCCCACATACAGGTTGACCACCTTTACTCAATTTATCCCGGGGTATCACCCAGTCTGCTGTTACCACTCCTAAGGAAGAAGCCAGGCGCTAACAGGACTAAGGCTCATCTCTTTCTGACCAGCTTCTTGACCGAATCTCCAATCCCATCAAGGTTGAGCTCAAACATGGGGAAGATCTTCCCGATCATGGCCACGGTGGGATGATTCCAGTATCTTGGCTCCTCCGGATTCAGCCAGACACAATGCGTGAAGTGATCGGCCATTCGCTTCAGCCACACTACTCCCGGAGTTTCATTGCGCTGGTAATAGTATATGGCTCCGTATCTTTCCGTCAGCTCCGTAATCCCCATCCTGGCATCTCCCACCAGTATCACCTTGTAGTCCGGCTCCAGCGTGCGCAGAAGTTGTTCGGTACTCACTTCCTCCTGCTTTTCCATATCACGATAGACGTTCTCATACACACAATTGTGGAAGTAGTAGTATTGGAAATCCTTGAAGTGCGAACTGGAATGCGCTGCAGAGAAGAGCAGGCTGCATACTTCAGCAAATGGTTCCATGGAGCCCCCAACATCCATCAACAGAAGCAGTTTTACTGCATTCTTTCTGCTCCGCATCCAGCGCAGTTCCACCTCCCCGGCATTCTTGGCAGTAGCATCGATCGTCTCTTCCAGGTCCAGTTCATCCTCGAGACCAATACGACTCAACTGCCTCACCCGCCTCAAGGCCATCTTTACCTGACGTACATCCAGGGTCAGATCACTGCGGTAGTTCCTGAACCTTCTCTCCTGCGCAATCTTAATGGCTCCCCTGCCCCTCGACTGCCCCCCAACCCTGATGCCAGCAGGGTGAGAGCCTGAGTGTCCGAATGGGCTGGTGCCCCCTCTGCCGATCCAGTAATTGCCTCCATCATGCTGCTCTGTCTGTTCAGCCAGCCTCTTCTCAAACTCTCGAAGCAGTTCATCCATATCCATCATGTCGAACAAAGCCCGCTCTTCCTCTGTAAGGCTGTCTCTATTGATCGGGTCTTTGAGCCACTCCAGGATTTTGTCTGAGATATCGGCGGGGGCTTCTATTCCTTTGAAATACTCCTGAAAAGCAACATCATACTGATCGAAGTATGTCTCGCTCTTTACCAGTATGGCCCTAGCCAGGTAGTAGAAGTCGTCCAGGTTAGAAATAAGACCCTGCGATAGTGCCTCCATCAGGGTCATCCACTCAGTAATTGAAACAGGAACCTTTCTCTTTCTAAGGAGGTAAAAGAAGTCGGTAAACATGGGTGCTCTTGATGATGCCTAATGGAGCATCCGATAGACGTCGACCTTGCGGCTGGCAGGTTCCTTGTTCATATACCGTGTCATAAAATAGTCGTAGTCGGTTTCCTTCTTCAGCAGTGTACCAACAAAGGGCACCTCCTTGGCCACCCGGTCATGAGGTATGCCTCCAGCAATAAGGCAGTGGAGCCAGTCCAACAGCTCAGATGTCGATGGCTTTTTTCTAAGGTCATCAATATTCCTCATCAGATAGAAGGTCTTTAAGGCTTCCCGAAGAAGCCCATCCTTAACCTCGGGGAAATGCACCCGGACTATCTCTTCCATCAGCGTTGTATCCGGAAACTCAATATAGTGGAAGACGCAGCGCCTCAAGAAAGCATCAGGAAGCTCTTTCTCGGCGTTGCTGGTTATAATCACAATGGGCCGATGTACTGCTTTGATTGTTTCATTCGTCTCGGGAATATAGAAGGTCATCTAATCCAGCTCATTCAAAAGGTCATTGGGAAACTCCAGGTCCGCCTTGTCTACCTCATCGATAAGAAGGACTTCCTGGTCCGGAGATACAAAGGCCAGCCCCAGTTTGCCCAGCTTTATGTATTGCTTGATATCCGAAACATTCTTGTCACCAAATCGGCTGTCGTTGAGCCGCTGAACAGTGTCATAAACATATAGTCCTTCTTGAGCCTTAGTGGTTGACTTGATATTCCAGACCATCAACCTCTTGCCCAGCCCCTTGGCGATACTATGAGCCAGCATGGTTTTGCCCGTGCCTGGCTCACCCCTCACCAACAGGGGTTTCTTCAGAACTATGGATACATTAACTGCGTTTCTCAGCGCATCATCAGTAACATAATCCGCGCTTCCCTTGAACTTATCAAAGTCGCTATTCGCCAATCTTAGCCTCCGACAAATATTTTATGCTGCATTCGAGCTTTGAGAATATTATAGCATCGTATGAAGGCCACTCACTAATCAGTTGATCAGCGAGAACACCCTCGCCTCACTGTCTAACCAACATCACGGCGCCAGCTTGCCTTTGCCAGCAGGCCAATTTGTTCCACAGCTCCACGGCTGTTATGATATCTCAAAGCCTTCGTCATACTATGCCTATTGAACTATCACGTTTGAAGAAGAATAGATGGCTGCGACTGGCCATCTTATTTATCATCCTCATCGCCATCAGCATCGGCCTGGCTTTCCTCTTTAACTACCTTCTATCTCCTCTCAAAACAAGGCTACAGGATTTTGCCTGGATGGCCTACCTCATCGTATTCGGAACTAATCTGCTATCCAATTTGACCGTAGTAGCTCCTGTGTCGATAGGCGCATCAATAATGGTCACTGCGGCCGGGTTCTATAATCCCGTATTGATAGCTCTAGTCGCTGCCATTGGTGGAACACTGGGAGAGCTTGGCGGCTACTATGCCGGTTCCCTGGGGAAGAATGCGGTCTTCAATGATTATCCTGAAGCATATGGCAGGGTTTCAGGCTGGGTAAATCGGTATGGATTATGGGCCATCGCTGTCATTGCCTTTCAGCCTGTGATTCCATTTGACATGGCCGGCCTAGTTGCAGGTGCTTCAAAAATGCCTGCCCCAAAATTCCTGCTGGCCTGCTTCATCGGCAAATTCCCTAAATACATCCTTCTTTGTTACTTCTTCGAAGTACTGCAACACCACCTGCCCTTTCTATCTCGATGAACAGTGCTCATCATCTCTCTTTAACTTCTCAAACGAATTACCCAAAAACATTGACATGCACTATAATATCGCTTGTTTTATTCAATAGAGAGTAGAGAGTCCCTGCATTCAGACTCTAAAGTATCGCCACGCAGAAAACGATGGGAGACAGAAAGCCTATCCATCAGAGACACTCCCACAAGTACCCATGCTTGCATCTTTTCGGCCCGACTGCACCACAGCACGGTAGGAACAAAGAATAGACAACGGCACCTGCCAAACTAATCAGACTGCCCCGGATAGCCAGGGCCATTCAAAGAGAAGATGGCTCTGGCTTCTTGGAGCCGGGCTGCTCCTTGTCGGAATAGTGGCGTCGGCGGTATTGCTTCGAAATAAGATCGCAGAGTTTCAGCACTACGGCTATCTCGGCGTTTTCCTTATCAGCATACTGGCTTCCGCCACTGTCGTTGCCTTCATCCCCAGTGTTCCGGTGGTATTTGCGCTGGGCGGGGTATTGAACCCGTTCTTCGTCGGTCTCGCCGCTGGAGCTGGTGAAGCCCTTGGGGAATTCACCGGCTATATTGCCGGACGCACCGGGCATGCCTTCTTCCTCAAAAGCAGATCCATGACTGCCGACGGCAAAAAGGGGATTTACCCCCGACTCCAGAGGTGGGTACACACTCGAGGCTCCCTGGCACTTTTCATTTCCGCGGCGGTATTCAACCCTTTCTTCAGCATCATAGGCGCTACCGCAGGAGCCATGCGTTTCCCGCCCTGGAAGTTCTTCCTCGTCGTCTGGGCCGGCAAAACGGTGAAGTGGACAGTCGTA
Protein-coding regions in this window:
- a CDS encoding HNH endonuclease — its product is MQPGDILSYLQMCSQEGVNLQRGMNYHLRGGLSVILMSLRPRAPYADRIEDNGRVLIYEGHDLPRQRDSDPKMLDQPMMNPNHTLTQNGLFYQAAMSHKQKGGQPEHVRVYEKVRPGIWVYNGLFKLVDAWQEKDNSRKVFKFRLQMLDDSEDSVTTQEDIDHTRLIPASVKLQVWQRDKGRCVICGSSDNLHFDHIIPYSRGGSSLVAANIRLLCARHNLAKRDRIEYA
- a CDS encoding BglII/BstYI family type II restriction endonuclease, with product MKYIVEHFFCSPRLLKNVDEISEVYSCIDRIMWHPKFVLESKDRRYEHQQAYNKTLEIEFSSYGWKPHPLLVDQPRLLGDFQKNDVFVEIQFGNSATVYRDYYKFHYGLTHNLLALAVLIVPTTPKRFFPTRASSVSNMAEFDMADRYFKLLPIPVPILLIGLLPEN
- a CDS encoding CoA pyrophosphatase; this translates as MLKRVEIDKEKIRQALSQREKIVDKPDGFTPAAVLLPLYEAQGNYHLVFTKRTEKVHYHKGQISFPGGGRHPEDRYLLDTALRETWEEIGLNPGDAEILGELDDFATYTTNFVISPFVAAIPYPYEFRASPDEVEEIIEVPLSVLLDKNNFTEEELLLGNRPIMQYFYRYGDQVIYGATARIVKQFLEVVFTNDRAGTNI
- the coaE gene encoding dephospho-CoA kinase (Dephospho-CoA kinase (CoaE) performs the final step in coenzyme A biosynthesis.), coding for MIVIGLTGSICSGKSTVAGFLAKFGAVLLSADEIGHEAFSPHTETWQRVVEAFGREILTGGNEIDRKKLGEIVFNNSQALERLNQIMHPGMHRVAEKKIEELRQQGVGVVVLEAPLLIEAKWLDLVDEVWVAKASEANMVRRCQNRSGLSEAQAKARILSQLPPDEKTRYADVVIDTDVTLEEVEARVKDLWEQRFCSKG
- a CDS encoding methyltransferase domain-containing protein, which encodes MANEIDYQNYQKALQFDQRVSGMAALESLTRITMDGLRPGASDRVLDVGTGTGRLGIALHDKVPGGSVVGIDSGRGMLRVAREKILKRNIDNFFLVRGEAETLPFLPRVFDSACLMMSFHHFTRPEEAAAELHRILKPMGYLFSLDPVLQEPSDSEEKRLNESIEEAFQEAHGPDFRFFTMSQLKALYEKAGFSIETCQIQESSFDQKGIEEIPMGPHWLQARENLWFRQEKDLLKRFEQDYFVFRTEGQRVLAKGKARWASIKALKR
- a CDS encoding VOC family protein; the protein is MKPKGVNRVVIAVKDIDKAIDLYSRLLGATFHDASAGAESYGVRVAMSWDAGIELCAPLPGCNSYIEQIIKKRGEGLVGVVFCVDDVDEAHEKAKDMGIGVLSLIEYDQHQIEQYLGGRFKKYKEYMLNSADLCGVGAIVGQIEPKQPSDG
- a CDS encoding nitronate monooxygenase, coding for MWETRVTKMLGIKYPIIQGAFGSFGTSALAVPVSEAGGLGMITATALRTPEGLRQDIRRAKSLTGKPFGVNLTLMGCPNVDEMREVIIEERVPVVETATYRADNHGKRLQAAGIKWIHKVATMKHALAVEQQGADAVIIVGLEGAGFKSTLQLPTLISITWAVRQLKIPVIAAGGIADGRGLMAALAMGAEAVYLGTAFMATKECPISERHKQSMAEADPTEPKYRERCLAPPKPEELAKVMSQKGSVPTDKWLANLERVMLNDSPDMPDITEENLEEEVLRSLPGSLAVAVIDKVVTVRELIDNMISEAEEIRRRWSIC
- a CDS encoding VWA domain-containing protein; amino-acid sequence: MFTDFFYLLRKRKVPVSITEWMTLMEALSQGLISNLDDFYYLARAILVKSETYFDQYDVAFQEYFKGIEAPADISDKILEWLKDPINRDSLTEEERALFDMMDMDELLREFEKRLAEQTEQHDGGNYWIGRGGTSPFGHSGSHPAGIRVGGQSRGRGAIKIAQERRFRNYRSDLTLDVRQVKMALRRVRQLSRIGLEDELDLEETIDATAKNAGEVELRWMRSRKNAVKLLLLMDVGGSMEPFAEVCSLLFSAAHSSSHFKDFQYYYFHNCVYENVYRDMEKQEEVSTEQLLRTLEPDYKVILVGDARMGITELTERYGAIYYYQRNETPGVVWLKRMADHFTHCVWLNPEEPRYWNHPTVAMIGKIFPMFELNLDGIGDSVKKLVRKR
- a CDS encoding VTT domain-containing protein, with amino-acid sequence MKKNRWLRLAILFIILIAISIGLAFLFNYLLSPLKTRLQDFAWMAYLIVFGTNLLSNLTVVAPVSIGASIMVTAAGFYNPVLIALVAAIGGTLGELGGYYAGSLGKNAVFNDYPEAYGRVSGWVNRYGLWAIAVIAFQPVIPFDMAGLVAGASKMPAPKFLLACFIGKFPKYILLCYFFEVLQHHLPFLSR
- a CDS encoding VTT domain-containing protein, whose translation is MLRNKIAEFQHYGYLGVFLISILASATVVAFIPSVPVVFALGGVLNPFFVGLAAGAGEALGEFTGYIAGRTGHAFFLKSRSMTADGKKGIYPRLQRWVHTRGSLALFISAAVFNPFFSIIGATAGAMRFPPWKFFLVVWAGKTVKWTVVALVGWGTLAFILHWFGINL